In Corythoichthys intestinalis isolate RoL2023-P3 chromosome 11, ASM3026506v1, whole genome shotgun sequence, a single genomic region encodes these proteins:
- the LOC130924273 gene encoding leptin receptor overlapping transcript-like 1 — translation MQGGAVVIRPGFGVTTLCPGEMAGIKALITLSFGGAIGLMFLMLGCALPVYDKYWPLFLLFFYILAPIPYCISRRVVDESDSSSNACRELAIFLTTGIVISAFGLPIVFARAQVIAWGSCALVSTGNIVIFGTILGFFIVFGSNDDFSWQQW, via the exons ATGCAAGGGGGAGCTGTTGTCATCAGGCCCGGCTTTggagtgacgaccctttgtccaGGGGAAATGGCTGGGATTAAAG CTCTCATCACGTTGTCCTTCGGAGGGGCAATTGGTCTCATGTTCCTCATGCTGGGATGTGCCCTCCCTGTGTATGA CAAGTACTGGCCGCTGTTCCTCCTGTTCTTCTACATCCTCGCGCCCATCCCGTACTGCATCTCGCGGCGGGTGGTGGACGAAAGCGACAGCTCCAGCAATGCCTGCAGAGAGCTCGCCATCTTCCTCACCACTGGCATTGTCATCTCGGCCTTCGGCCTGCCCATAGTCTTTGCGCGAGCCCAAGTC ATTGCTTGGGGTTCGTGTGCACTCGTCTCCACGGGTAACATCGTCATCTTCGGGACCATTCTGGGCTTTTTCATCGTCTTTGGCTCCAACGATGACTTCAGCTGGCAGCAGTGGTAA
- the arl9 gene encoding ADP-ribosylation factor-like protein 9 isoform X1 produces the protein MFGLKEASFLGFSVALAGGLAYVVWNYAFVTRESGERRPEDDNAEGRKRLSPGEQKSKKEESGDNVEQSIVVDRVAPACTSEREQKVPEQSKSVKPEGTQVLVLGLEGAGKSSLLYSMAIGSLDTAMEPTAGLNAVSINREDLRIEFLEIGGSVALRPYWSKYISRALLLVFVVDSAAPQLFTEAKAQLHSLLESYPCLPLMVLANKQDLPGACGITDLHDALALSELGARKLFLIGTCVKKGEAELSAGVMDARELIVQMAGAK, from the exons ATGTTTGGATTGAAGGAAGCCAGTTTCCTCGGCTTCTCCGTGGCTCTGGCTGGGGGACTGGCCTATGTCGTGTGGAACTACGCGTTCGTCACTCGGGAGTCCGGTGAACGTCGCCCAGAAGATGACAATGCAGAGGGCCGAAAGAGGCTTAGTCCTGGAGAACAAAagtcgaagaaagaggaaagcgGGGATAACGTCGAGCAAAGTATCGTCGTTGACCGCGTTGCGCCTGCTTGCACAAGCGAGAGAGAGCAGAAAGTACCCGAG CAATCAAAGTCGGTGAAGCCAGAGGGGACCCAAGTGCTGGTTCTGGGTCTGGAGGGAGCAGGCAAATCCAGTCTGCTGTACTCTATGGCTATCGGCAGTCTGGACACTGCCATGGAGCCCACGGCAGGCTTGAACGCCGTCTCTATTAACAGAGAAGACCTGCGCATTGAGTTCCTTGAGA TTGGCGGCAGTGTGGCGCTGAGGCCTTACTGGTCCAAGTACATTTCCAGGGCTCTGCTGCTGGTCTTTGTGGTGGACTCTGCAGCGCCACAGCTTTTCACTGAAGCCAAAGCACAATTGCACTCACTGCTTGAATCTTACCCCTGCCTGCCTTTAATGGTACTGGCCAACAAGCAG GACCTTCCGGGCGCATGCGGCATCACCGATCTGCACGATGCGCTGGCGCTTTCCGAATTGGGCGCCCGAAAGTTGTTCCTCATCGGTACGTGCGTTAAGAAGGGCGAAGCTGAACTGAGCGCCGGTGTGATGGATGCTCGAGAACTCATCGTGCAGATGGCAGGCGCCAAGTAA
- the srp72 gene encoding signal recognition particle subunit SRP72: protein MASGGLSTASLWTEVNRCGQNGDYTRALKALTKILQENREDVTALHCKIVCLIQNGTFKEALNVMNTHAKVLGSELVFEKAYCEYRLNRVESSLKTIESAPQQTDKLKELYGQVLYRLERYDECKSIYTDLIRNSQDEYEEERKTNLAAVMAAMSQWEKAPLEDLGLPESTYELCYNAACMLIGRGRLKAALDKLQQAEELCRLSLADDSDMTEEDIESELAVIHSQMAYVMQLQGRTDEALQLYNQVIKLKPSDVGLLAVTANNIITINKDQNVFDSKKKVKLTNAEGIEYKLAKKQIQAIEFNKALLAMYTNQAEQCRKLSSALKSQNPGHPRPVLIQVAQLCREKQHGKAIELLQHFSDQHPESASGIKLTMAQLNLIQGHVTKACDVLKSIEEFKHKAGMVSALVSMYSHEEDIDAAIDVFRQAIQKYQSEKPGSTAHLALVREAANFKLKYGRKKEAISDLEQLWKQNPKDIHTLAQLISAYSLVDTDKAKSLSKHLPSADTMSLKVDVDELENSHGATYVRKKAAKVAGENLPKEDGRGDTKKKKKKKKGKLPKNCDPKATPDPERWLPMRERSYYRGKKKGKKKEQIGKGTQGATSGASSELDASKTASSPPTSPRPGSASGSAPSNVVPPRQQKPASSGATRKKAPQKKKKGGKGGW from the exons ATGGCGAGCGGCGGTCTGTCCACGGCGTCGCTGTGGACCGAAGTCAACCGCTGCGGACAGAATGGAGACTACACAAGAGCCTTAAAAGCTCTAACAAAAA TTTTGCAAGAAAACAGGGAGGATGTCACAGCCCTTCACTGTAAAATAGTGTGCCTTATCCAGAATGGCACCTTCAAGGAGGCTTTAAATGTCATGAACACGCATGCCAAGGTACTCGGCAG TGAGCTTGTGTTTGAGAAAGCGTACTGTGAGTACCGTCTGAATAGAGTGGAGAGTTCTCTGAAGACCATCGAAAGCGCTCCACAGCAGACAGATAAGCTGAAAGAGCTCTACGGTCAAGTG TTATACAGACTGGAGCGCTATGATGAGTGCAAGTCCATCTACACGGATCTGATCAGGAACTCTCAGGATGAATACGAGGAGGAGCGCAAGACCAACCTTGCGGCTGTCATGGCTGCCATGAGCCAATGGGAGAAAGCACCGTTG GAAGATTTAGGCCTTCCTGAGTCTACGTACGAGTTGTGCTACAACGCCGCCTGCATGCTGATCGGCCGGGGTCGGCTGAAAGCTGCACTTGATAAGCTTCAACAAGCTGAAG AGCTTTGCAGGTTGTCATTGGCTGATGATTCT GACATGACAGAGGAGGATATCGAGTCGGAGCTAGCCGTCATCCATTCTCAAATGGCGTACGTGATGCAGTTGCAAGGTCGGACGGACGAAGCGCTCCAGCTCTACAATCAGGTCATCAAGCTCAA GCCGTCTGATGTGGGCCTGCTTGCTGTGACTGCCAACAATATCATTACAATAAACAAG GACCAAAACGTGTTTGATTCAAAGAAGAAAGTGAAACTGACAAACGCTGAAGGGATCGAGTATAAGCTGGCCAAAAAGCAGATTCAGGCCATCGAGTTCAACAAGGCCCTGCTGGCTATGTACACTAACCAG GCCGAACAGTGCAGAAAGCTGTCTTCTGCACTAAAGTCTCAGAACCCGGGTCACCCACGACCTGTCCTGATCCAGGTGGCCCAACTTTGCAGAGAGAAGCAACACGGAAAAGCGATTGAGCTGCTTCAG CACTTTTCAGACCAGCATCCAGAAAGTGCATCGGGTATCAAATTGACAATGGCACAACTCAATTTAATTCAAG GTCACGTCACAAAAGCCTGCGATGTCCTGAAGTCTATTGAAGAGTTCAAGCACAAAGCGGGCATG GTGTCGGCTCTGGTGTCGATGTACTCACACGAAGAAGACATTGACGCTGCTATTGATGTTTTTCGGCAAGCTATTCAGAAGTACCAGTCGGAAAAG CCGGGATCAACGGCACACTTGGCTCTGGTACGAGAAGCTGCAAATTTCAAACTGAAGTATGGGCGGAAAAAAGAAGCTATAAGTGACTTGGAGCAACTGTGGAA acaaAACCCAAAAGATATTCATACACTGGCGCAACTCATCTCCGCCTACTCTCTGGTTGATACGGACAAAGCCAAATC CCTGAGTAAGCACCTCCCTTCAGCGGACACCATGTCCCTCAAGGTAGATGTGGATGAACTGGAGAACTCTCACGGTGCCACATACGTCAGGAAGAAAGCCGCCAAAGTCGCTGGAGAAAACTTACCCAAAGAAGACGG GCGTGGGGAtacaaagaagaagaagaaaaaaaagaaag GGAAGCTTCCAAAGAACTGCGACCCGAAAGCAACCCCCGACCCTGAGAGGTGGCTGCCCATGAGGGAGCGCTCTTACTACAGAGGCAAGAAGAAGGGCAAGAAGAAGGAGCAGATTGGAAAAGGCACACAGGGGGCCACATCAGGTGCCTCTTCAGAGCT GGATGCCAGCAAGACCGCCAGCAGCCCCCCGACTTCCCCCCGACCGGGGTCAGCGTCGGGCTCGGCCCCCTCCAATGTGGTCCCACCGAGACAACAAAAACCCGCGTCCTCCGGGGCCACGCGTAAGAAGGCACcgcagaagaagaaaaagggTGGCAAAGGAGGCTGGTAG
- the arl9 gene encoding ADP-ribosylation factor-like protein 9 isoform X2, producing the protein MFGLKEASFLGFSVALAGGLAYVVWNYAFVTRESGERRPEDDNAEGRKRLSPGEQKSKKEESGDNVEQSIVVDRVAPACTSEREQKVPEQSKSVKPEGTQVLVLGLEGAGKSSLLYSMAIGSLDTAMEPTAGLNAVSINREDLRIEFLEIGGSVALRPYWSKYISRALLLVFVVDSAAPQLFTEAKAQLHSLLESYPCLPLMVLANKQAKLSTLP; encoded by the exons ATGTTTGGATTGAAGGAAGCCAGTTTCCTCGGCTTCTCCGTGGCTCTGGCTGGGGGACTGGCCTATGTCGTGTGGAACTACGCGTTCGTCACTCGGGAGTCCGGTGAACGTCGCCCAGAAGATGACAATGCAGAGGGCCGAAAGAGGCTTAGTCCTGGAGAACAAAagtcgaagaaagaggaaagcgGGGATAACGTCGAGCAAAGTATCGTCGTTGACCGCGTTGCGCCTGCTTGCACAAGCGAGAGAGAGCAGAAAGTACCCGAG CAATCAAAGTCGGTGAAGCCAGAGGGGACCCAAGTGCTGGTTCTGGGTCTGGAGGGAGCAGGCAAATCCAGTCTGCTGTACTCTATGGCTATCGGCAGTCTGGACACTGCCATGGAGCCCACGGCAGGCTTGAACGCCGTCTCTATTAACAGAGAAGACCTGCGCATTGAGTTCCTTGAGA TTGGCGGCAGTGTGGCGCTGAGGCCTTACTGGTCCAAGTACATTTCCAGGGCTCTGCTGCTGGTCTTTGTGGTGGACTCTGCAGCGCCACAGCTTTTCACTGAAGCCAAAGCACAATTGCACTCACTGCTTGAATCTTACCCCTGCCTGCCTTTAATGGTACTGGCCAACAAGCAG GCCAAGCTGTCCACTTTGccttga
- the LOC130924202 gene encoding snRNA-activating protein complex subunit 1-like: MPRIPPTYADTFYEPLTEDVEALLCRFQNADSIRVECFTALWREARFQDVFLGIPSMSEMKKFCRVTMATAVKYFLPPYCYQIRVGGLYFMYAFYNTQLAVPPVRIRLTLQNWDNVQDFLRDSVLNGHLDVIYVYRKLVSARALEYTAMPHFLVFHRAKKAKGQKVCAGMLARATAVKELLSEDYLEEVANVQNHYYEMKNELIEVRLQANMTHADFDCRLKDSLNEFLTWQQKTFNQANITNENEDKPTVEEDCRSRAAMLASIKKRSYGQGTSKSRGPCQEVAAESSSSGRNKNGRPLSLRARTWNTLGKNNEKSDMQLGHLSGHDQKQVSLQQKKRLQCYKQ, encoded by the exons ATGCCTCGCATACCACCCACGTACGCCGACACCTTCTACGAGCCTCTGACCGAGGACGTGGAGGCTCTCCTCTGCCGTTTCCAGAACGCCGACTCGATCCGCGTGGAGTGCTTCACGGCCCTTTGGAGGGAAGCCCGCTTTCAGGACGTCTTCTTGGGCATCCCTAGCATGAGCGAGATGAAGAAGTTCTGCCGGGTGACCATGGCCACAGCGGTCAAGTATTTTCTACCACCCTACTGTTACCAGATTCGGGTCGGTGGGCTGTATTTTATGTACGCCTTCTACAACACGCAGCTCGCCGTCCCTCCGGTGCGGATCCGCCTGACCCTCCAGAACTGGGACAACGTGCAAGATTTCTTGCGGGACTCTGTCCTTAACGGCCACTTGGACGTGATTTATGTATATCGGAAGCTGGTCTCCGCTAGGGCGTTGGAATATACTGCCATGCCGCATTTCCTCGTCTTCCATCGGGCTAAAAAGGCCAAGGGCCAGAAGGTGTGCGCCGGAATGTTGGCCAGAGCCACCGCGGTGAAGGAGCTGCTTTCTGAGGACTACTTGGAGGAGGTCGCCAACGTCCAGAACCACTACTACGAGATGAAGAACGAACTGATCGAG GTCCGTCTGCAGGCCAACATGACCCATGCCGACTTTGACTGCCGCCTCAAAGACTCTTTGAATGAGTTCCTCACATGGCAGCAGAAGACTTTTAACCAAGCAAACATCACCAATGAAAATGAGGATAAACCCACCGTGGAGGAGGACTGCCGTAGCCGGGCCGCCATGCTGGCCTCCATCAAAAAGAGGAGCTACGGGCAAGGGACCTCCAAGTCTAGGGGACCCTGCCAGGAAGTGGCGGCGGAGTCGTCCAGCTCGGGTCGCAACAAGAATGGCAGACCCCTGTCGCTAAGAGCCCGCACTTGGAACACTCTTGGGAAGAACAATGAAAAATCAGACATGCAGCTGGGGCATTTGAGTGGGCACGACCAGAAACAGGTGTCATTGCAACAAAAGAAGCGGCTTCAGTGCTACAAGCAATAG